The Corythoichthys intestinalis isolate RoL2023-P3 chromosome 1, ASM3026506v1, whole genome shotgun sequence genome has a segment encoding these proteins:
- the LOC130918864 gene encoding gastrula zinc finger protein XlCGF57.1-like, whose protein sequence is MRQITTDWWPTQSQTSSQRVEMRRGYPGHDEQLKQKKMKSPADVTVEDLHPEKHNPVHVKQKEEPDMPLIKQEAEPETSDIKEEKQEIEILKFPMGVGVKIEEDEGPSEESGAANPLSDSSFQHQTTKGEQPDGLLAPLSDSDDLTSHSSDFNTDEEEDDFDQNASKSLDKSSFKIDTIEGVVVKSFPCSLCDKIFPWKCSLKAHMRRHTGEKPFACTFCGKRCTHKVGLNFHMRTHTEEKPYACTLCDKKFFKKADLNSHTRTHTGEKPYACTLCDKKYFTKENLNYHTRTHTGEKPFACTFCGKRCTNKGGLNYHIRTHTGEKPYACTLCDKKYFMKSHLNSHTRTHTGEKPYACTLCDKKYSSKENLNYHTRTHTGEKPYACTLCDKKYSTKENLNYHTRTHTGEKPFTCSLCGKRFPQKKHLVRHASSHTEKKPLNSSV, encoded by the coding sequence AGTCCCGCAGACGTCACTGTAGAAGATCTTCACCCTGAGAAGCACAATCCCGTCCACGTTAAACAGAAGGAGGAGCCTGACATGCCTTTGatcaaacaggaggcggagCCAGAGACCTCTGACATCaaagaagaaaaacaggaaATTGAAATCCTCAAGTTTCCAATGGGTGTCGGTGTGAAGATCGAAGAAGACGAAGGACCCAGCGAAGAGAGCGGAGCAGCGAACCCTTTGAGCGACAGCTCATTTCAGCACCAGACAACAAAAGGAGAGCAACCGGACGGCCTCTTAGCTCCGCTTTCGGACAGCGATGACTTAACGTCACATTCTTCTGACTTTAATACTGATGAGGAGGAGGATGACTTTGACCAAAACGCTTCAAAATCCTTAGACAAGTCATCATTTAAAATAGACACAATCGAAGGCGTGGTTGTGAAAAGTTTTccctgctcactttgtgataaaatattTCCTTGGAAATGCTCCTTAAAGGCACACATGCgtagacacactggagagaagccttttgcctgcacattttgtggtaaaagatgcaCCCATAAAGTAGGTTTAAATTTTCACATGAGAACACACACTGAAGAGAAGCcttatgcctgcacactttgtgataaaaaattCTTCAAGAAGGCAGATTTAAACTCTCACACAAGAacgcacactggagagaagccttatgcctgcacactttgtgataaaaaatactTTACAAAGGAAAATTTAAACtatcacacaagaacccacactggggagaaaccttttgcctgcacattttgtggtaaaagatgcaCCAATAAAGGAGGTTTAAATTATCACATAAGAACACACACCGGAGAGAAGCcttatgcctgcacactttgtgataaaaaatactTCATGAAGTCACATTTAAACtctcacacaagaacacacactggagagaagccttatgcctgcacactttgtgataaaaaatactCCTCAAAGGAAAATTTAAActatcacacaagaacacacactggagagaagccttatgcctgcacactttgtgataaaaaatactCCACAAAGGAAAATTTAAActatcacacaagaacacacactggagaaaagccgttTACATGCTCACTTTGCGGTAAAAGATTTCCTCAGAAAAAACATTTAGTACGCCATGCAAGTAGCCACACTGAgaaaaaacctttgaattctagcgtgtga